In Xiphias gladius isolate SHS-SW01 ecotype Sanya breed wild chromosome 6, ASM1685928v1, whole genome shotgun sequence, a single genomic region encodes these proteins:
- the ppat gene encoding amidophosphoribosyltransferase isoform X1 codes for MEFEESGIGEECGVFGCVAAGEWPTQLEVAQVLTLGLVALQHRGQESAGIVTSNGASPPTYTAHKGMGLVNTAFPPEALLKLRYGNLGICHTRYSTTGISELQNCQPFVVDTLHGKIAVAHNGELVNAHALRKKVMRHGVGLSTSSDSELITQLLAFTPPMEELDAPDWVARIKNLMTETPTSYSLLVMFKDVIYAVRDPYGNRPLCIGRLVPISKLHSPGAGEEDTEGWVVSSESCSFQSIGAKYYREVLPGEIVQISRHGVKSLSVVPRPEGDLPAFCIFEYVYFARPDSIFEGQMVYTVRQRCGRQLAIEAPTDADVVSTVPESATPAALGYAQQSGLPYIEVLCKNRYVGRTFIQPNTRLRQLGVAKKFGALTDNFAGKRVVLIDDSIVRGNTISPIIKLLKEAGATEVHIRVASPPVRFPCYMGINIPTKEELIANKPEFQDIAGYIGADSVQYLSVEGLVSAVQEGIASLQEKDKMISSSNKSSNRVGHCTACLTGKYPVELEW; via the exons ATGGAGTTTGAGGAGTCCGGAATCGGGGAGGAGTGCGGGGTTTTCGGGTGTGTGGCCGCCGGAGAGTGGCCCACACAGCTGGAAGTGGCCCAGGTCTTAACTCTGGGACTGGTCGCGTTACAGCACAG GGGTCAGGAAAGTGCCGGGATTGTTACAAGTAACGGAGCCAGTCCACCTACATACACAGCCCACAAG GGAATGGGATTAGTGAACACTGCTTTCCCGCCCGAAGCTCTTCTGAAACTGCGCTATGGTAACCTTGGCATTTGTCACACGCGCTATTCAACTACTGGGATCTCAGAGCTGCAGAACTGCCAGCCCTTTGTGGTGGATACACTGCATGGCAAGATTGCTGTAGCACACAATGGAGAGCTAGTTAATGCTCATGCCTTACGGAAAAAG GTAATGCGCCATGGTGTAGGCCTCTCCACCAGCTCAGACAGCGAGCTCATCACCCAGCTGCTGGCGTTTACTCCGCCTATGGAGGAGCTGGACGCACCAGACTGGGTTGCCAG AATTAAGAACCTCATGACTGAGACCCCAACATCGTACTCACTGTTGGTGATGTTCAAAGATGTTATCTATGCGGTGCGTGACCCTTATGGAAATCGACCCCTCTGCATTGGACGGCTCGTTCCCATCTCTAAACTGCACAGTCCAG GTGCTGGAGAGGAGGACACTGAGGGGTGGGTTGTGTCATCCGAGTCCTGCAGTTTTCAGTCCATCGGTGCCAA GTATTACAGAGAGGTCTTACCAGGAGAAATAGTCCAGATATCCAGACATGGAGTCAAGTCTCTGAGTGTTGTGCCTCGCCCTGAAGGAGACCTCCCTGCCTTTTGCATATttgaatatgtttattttgCCAGACCAGACTCTATTTTTGAAG GACAGATGGTCTATACTGTCAGACAGCGCTGTGGTCGGCAGTTAGCCATTGAGGCTCCAACAGATGCAGACGTAGTCAGCACTGTGCCAGAGTCTGCAACCCCTGCTGCACTGGGCTACGCTCAGCAG TCTGGGCTGCCATACATCGAGGTTTTGTGTAAGAATCGCTACGTTGGGAGAACCTTTATTCAACCAAATACCCGTTTGAGGCAGCTTGGAGTTGCCAAGAAGTTTGGGGCATTGACGGACAATTTTGCTGGAAAACGAGTGGTACTAATTGATGACTCCATTGTCAGAGGCAACACCATCTCCCCCATTATAAAACTGCTTAAGGAAGCTGGTGCAACAGAG GTCCATATCCGAGTGGCTTCTCCACCAGTCAGGTTCCCTTGCTACATGGGCATCAATATTCCAACCAAGGAGGAGCTCATCGCCAACAAGCCAGAGTTTCAGGACATTGCTGGATACATTG GTGCGGACAGTGTTCAGTATCTGTCTGTGGAGGGCCTGGTATCAGCTGTCCAGGAGGGAATCGCCTCCCTCCAGGAGAAGGACAAAATGATCAGCTCCAGTAACAAGTCCAGCAACAGAGTGGGCCACTGTACTGCCTGCCTGACTGGGAAATATCCAGTGGAGCTGGAGTGGTAA
- the LOC120791276 gene encoding uncharacterized protein LOC120791276 isoform X2, producing the protein MEVVEEKVSVERQWGEAEVLALMSVWDEVGAQHVAESRTTFELISERLRRLSVVRSWWECQAKCRSLGLQNRKPDAAAGTSANYSPAVDGRPVEGWEEEVEDVGNQRGIYPSSVTIPMQEGIKGRIHRALPYTPSVAEEGGRHWTDDEVRALLCVWADRRIRERLKCTLRNKSIFQEMARQMQRNFGVVRNWKQCRTKYKNLKYDFKTAKSAHAAGGSTAGGPGKYMKFFDEVEAILMDRGLDNGTMEMQKRLYDGELAAGRLQTPAGHTAQTTSSESEVVIEIDDDDNSDDYDMDGDMEAKWRGADINLTDPSSSDQFHVVTVSDTGRNWSDQEVRALIQVWSDERVCRQLESSTRKRDIFVQISNRGKTDEADPRRLMRFYDEVDAIMNRTTNGSPLATGPADHSVNSGGLVMLEGCEERDHVDVYMRKANTVTTMVGAMEERTCSSDSVSPISLDVAPSNEEPRLYTVKEHRLDQQHRLMDSSETRVEKEDTYSANRGIKRKAVDQDPKLQTKIKKLDTGSVFADNVEAKCKEEQDHIPIIKIKSVCSMASPYPSPERKVITTNKIMSNVTQPRRTVEIILEQAVGIRAATINGSKKNLKLYSFID; encoded by the exons atggaggtggtggaggaaaaAGTCTCAGTGGAGAGGCAGTGGGGGGAGGCAGAGGTGCTGGCTCTCATGTCAGTGTGGGACGAGGTGGGAGCTCAGCACGTAGCTGAGAGCAGAACCACATTTGAGTTGATCTCAGAGCGCCTGAGAAGGCTCAGCGTTGTGCGCAGCTGGTGGGAGTGTCAGGCCAAGTGCAGGAGCCTGGGACTCCAGAACAGGAAGCCAGACGCAGCAGCAGGCACTTCAGCAAACTACAGCCCAGCAGTGGATGGAAGGCCGGTGGAGggctgggaggaggaggtggaagatGTGGGTAATCAAAGAGGAATCTACCCTTCCTCAGTCACTATCCCAATGCAGGAAG GAATCAAGGGTCGAATACATCGAGCTCTTCCTTACACTCCGAGTGTGGCTGAAGAGGGGGGACGCCACTGGACAGACGACGAGGTGCGAGCACTGCTTTGCGTGTGGGCTGATCGGCGTATTCGAGAGCGCTTGAAATGCACGTTACGCAACAAGTCCATCTTCCAAGAGATGGCCCGTCAGATGCAAAGAAACTTTGGAGTGGTACGCAACTGGAAACAATGCCGAACAAAATACAAGAACTTGAAATATGACTTCAAGACTGCTAAAAGCGCCCATGCTGCTGGGGGCAGTACCGCAGGAGGCCCGGGGAAGTACATGAAGTTCTTCGATGAGGTGGAAGCCATTCTAATGGACCGCGGACTGGATAACGGGACGATGGAAATGCAGAAGAGGTTGTATGATGGAGAGCTGGCAGCAGGGAGGCTACAAACACCAGCAGGCCACACAGCACAGACGACATCCTCGGAGAGTGAGGTTGTCATAGAAATTGATGATG ATGACAACAGTGATGATTACGATATGGACGGAGACATGGAAGCAAAATGGAGAGGAGCAG ATATCAATCTAACAGATCCATCCAGCTCTGACCAGTTCCACGTGGTCACGGTGTCGGACACAGGTCGAAACTGGAGTGACCAGGAGGTGCGAGCGCTGATTCAAGTCTGGTCCGATGAGCGCGTGTGCAGACAGCTGGAGAGCTCGACCAGAAAGAGAGACATCTTTGTTCAGATCTCCAACAG GGGCAAGACTGATGAAGCTGACCCAAGACGCCTTATGAGGTTCTACGATGAGGTGGATGCCATTATGAATCGCACAACTAATGGCTCACCACTTGCCACAGGACCTGCAGATCACTCGGTAAATTCAGGAGGACTTGTGATGTTGGAGGGTTGTGAAGAGAGAGATCATGTAGATGTCTATATGAGAAAGGCAAACACAGTGACCACAATGGTGGGGGCGATGGAGGAGAGAACCTGTAGTTCTGATTCTGTCTCACCGATAAGCCTCGATGTTGCGCCAAGCAACGAAGAACCGAGGCTGTATACAGTTAAGGAGCATCGCTTGGATCAACAGCACAGATTAATGG ACTCTTCTGAAACTAGGGTAGAAAAAGAGGATACCTATTCAGCAAACAGAGGAATCAAGAGGAAAGCTGTGGATCAAG ACCCCAAACTCcagactaaaattaaaaaactggaCACTGGCTCAGTTTTTGCTGATAACGTGGAGGCCAAGTGTAAAGAGGAACAGGATCACATCCCAATAATAAAGATCAAGTCAGTGTGTTCAATGGCCTCCCCTTATCCGTCCCCTGAGAGAAAGGTAATAACCACtaacaaaataatgtcaaatgttACACAACCAAGGCGAACTGTGGAAATAATTCTTGAACAGGCTGTAGGaatcagagctgcaacaattaatggatccaaaaaaaatctaaaactctATTCgtttattgattaa
- the paics gene encoding multifunctional protein ADE2 codes for MAASQELKIGQKLNEGKTKQIFELVDQPGLVLVQSKDQITAGNAVRKDQMEGKAAIANKTTSSVFKLLQESGIKTAFVKQHSDTAFIAAHCEMIPIEWVCRRVATGSFLKRNPGVKEGYRFSPLKMEMFFKDDANNDPQWSEEQLLEAKFCLAGLTIGQCEVDIMNRSTVAIFEILEKAWATQNCTLVDMKIEFGVNVKTQEIVLADVIDNDSWRLWPAGDRSQQKDKQVYRDLKEVTPEAMQMVKRNFEWVSERVKLLLEPQASGRVVVLMGSTSDMAHCEKIKKACASYGIPCILRVTSAHKGPDETLRIKAEYEGDGVPTVFVAVAGRSNGLGPVMSGNTAYPVINCPPLTPDWGAQDVWSSLRMPSGLGCSTILSPDAAAQFAAQIFGLTDHLVWCKLRASMLNTWVSLKLADKKLQACSL; via the exons ATGGCCGCCTCACAAG AGCTGAAGATCGGCCAGAAGCTAAATGAAGGCAAAACGAAGCAGATTTTTGAGCTGGTGGACCAGCCCGGACTGGTTCTGGTCCAGTCCAAAGACCAGATCACTGCTGGGAATGCGGTGAGGAAAGACCAAATGGAGGGCAAGGCTGCCATAGCCAACAAAACCACGAGCTCCGTGTTCAAGCTGCTCCAGGAATCCG GTATTAAGACTGCCTTTGTGAAGCAGCACTCGGACACAGCGTTCATCGCTGCCCACTGTGAAATGATTCCCATTGAGTGGGTGTGTCGGAGAGTGGCGACCGGATCCTTTCTCAAGAGGAATCCGGGAGTCAAAGAGGGCTACCGCTTCTCTCCCCTTAAGATGGAGATGTTCTTTAAA GATGATGCCAACAATGATCCTCAGTGGTCAGAGGAGCAGCTGCTGGAGGCCAAGTTCTGTCTGGCCGGCCTCACTATCGGTCAGTGCGAGGTGGACATCATGAATCGCAGCACTGTGGCCATCTTTGAGATTCTGGAGAAGGCCTGGGCCACTCAGAACTGCACATTGGTGGATATGAAG ATTGAGTTTGGCGTGAATGTGAAAACTCAAGAGATTGTCCTCGCTGATGTGATCGACAACGATTCGTGGAGGCTGTGGCCAGCCGGCGATCGAAGCCAGCAAAAAGATAAGCAG GTGTACCGAGACCTTAAAGAAGTTACCCCAGAGGCCATGCAGATGGTGAAGAGGAACTTTGAGTGGGTCTCTGAAAGGGTCAAG CTGCTGCTGGAGCCCCAGGCCAGCGGGAGGGTGGTGGTTCTGATGGGCTCCACCTCGGACATGGCCCACTGTGAAAAAATCAAGAAGGCCTGCGCCTCCTACGGGATCCCCTGCATCCTCAGAGTCACCTCGGCACACAAAGGTCCAGATGAGACGCTCCGCATCAAAGCAGAATATGAAG GTGACGGTGTGCCTACTGTGTTTGTGGCTGTGGCCGGCAGAAGTAACGGTCTCGGTCCAGTGATGTCGGGAAACACAGCTTATCCCGTCATAAACTGCCCACCGCTCACTCCAGATTGGGGTGCACAGGATGTCTGGTCATCCCTCCGCATGCCAAGTG GTCTCGGCTGCTCCACAATCCTCTCCCCTGATGCCGCTGCTCAGTTTGCAGCGCAGATCTTCGGCCTGACCGATCACCTGGTGTGGTGCAAGCTGAGGGCCTCAATGCTCAACACCTGGGTGTCTCTCAAGCTGGCAGACAAGAAGCTACAGGCCTGCAGCCTCTGA
- the LOC120791276 gene encoding uncharacterized protein LOC120791276 isoform X1, with the protein MEVVEEKVSVERQWGEAEVLALMSVWDEVGAQHVAESRTTFELISERLRRLSVVRSWWECQAKCRSLGLQNRKPDAAAGTSANYSPAVDGRPVEGWEEEVEDVGNQRGIYPSSVTIPMQEGIKGRIHRALPYTPSVAEEGGRHWTDDEVRALLCVWADRRIRERLKCTLRNKSIFQEMARQMQRNFGVVRNWKQCRTKYKNLKYDFKTAKSAHAAGGSTAGGPGKYMKFFDEVEAILMDRGLDNGTMEMQKRLYDGELAAGRLQTPAGHTAQTTSSESEVVIEIDDDDNSDDYDMDGDMEAKWRGADINLTDPSSSDQFHVVTVSDTGRNWSDQEVRALIQVWSDERVCRQLESSTRKRDIFVQISNRLMQQGIERDWKQCHTKYKNLKYLYRSLQRGKTDEADPRRLMRFYDEVDAIMNRTTNGSPLATGPADHSVNSGGLVMLEGCEERDHVDVYMRKANTVTTMVGAMEERTCSSDSVSPISLDVAPSNEEPRLYTVKEHRLDQQHRLMDSSETRVEKEDTYSANRGIKRKAVDQDPKLQTKIKKLDTGSVFADNVEAKCKEEQDHIPIIKIKSVCSMASPYPSPERKVITTNKIMSNVTQPRRTVEIILEQAVGIRAATINGSKKNLKLYSFID; encoded by the exons atggaggtggtggaggaaaaAGTCTCAGTGGAGAGGCAGTGGGGGGAGGCAGAGGTGCTGGCTCTCATGTCAGTGTGGGACGAGGTGGGAGCTCAGCACGTAGCTGAGAGCAGAACCACATTTGAGTTGATCTCAGAGCGCCTGAGAAGGCTCAGCGTTGTGCGCAGCTGGTGGGAGTGTCAGGCCAAGTGCAGGAGCCTGGGACTCCAGAACAGGAAGCCAGACGCAGCAGCAGGCACTTCAGCAAACTACAGCCCAGCAGTGGATGGAAGGCCGGTGGAGggctgggaggaggaggtggaagatGTGGGTAATCAAAGAGGAATCTACCCTTCCTCAGTCACTATCCCAATGCAGGAAG GAATCAAGGGTCGAATACATCGAGCTCTTCCTTACACTCCGAGTGTGGCTGAAGAGGGGGGACGCCACTGGACAGACGACGAGGTGCGAGCACTGCTTTGCGTGTGGGCTGATCGGCGTATTCGAGAGCGCTTGAAATGCACGTTACGCAACAAGTCCATCTTCCAAGAGATGGCCCGTCAGATGCAAAGAAACTTTGGAGTGGTACGCAACTGGAAACAATGCCGAACAAAATACAAGAACTTGAAATATGACTTCAAGACTGCTAAAAGCGCCCATGCTGCTGGGGGCAGTACCGCAGGAGGCCCGGGGAAGTACATGAAGTTCTTCGATGAGGTGGAAGCCATTCTAATGGACCGCGGACTGGATAACGGGACGATGGAAATGCAGAAGAGGTTGTATGATGGAGAGCTGGCAGCAGGGAGGCTACAAACACCAGCAGGCCACACAGCACAGACGACATCCTCGGAGAGTGAGGTTGTCATAGAAATTGATGATG ATGACAACAGTGATGATTACGATATGGACGGAGACATGGAAGCAAAATGGAGAGGAGCAG ATATCAATCTAACAGATCCATCCAGCTCTGACCAGTTCCACGTGGTCACGGTGTCGGACACAGGTCGAAACTGGAGTGACCAGGAGGTGCGAGCGCTGATTCAAGTCTGGTCCGATGAGCGCGTGTGCAGACAGCTGGAGAGCTCGACCAGAAAGAGAGACATCTTTGTTCAGATCTCCAACAGGTTAATGCAGCAAGGCATCGAACGTGACTGGAAACAGTGCCATACCAAGTACAAAAACCTCAAGTACCTTTACCGTTCCCTCCAAAGGGGCAAGACTGATGAAGCTGACCCAAGACGCCTTATGAGGTTCTACGATGAGGTGGATGCCATTATGAATCGCACAACTAATGGCTCACCACTTGCCACAGGACCTGCAGATCACTCGGTAAATTCAGGAGGACTTGTGATGTTGGAGGGTTGTGAAGAGAGAGATCATGTAGATGTCTATATGAGAAAGGCAAACACAGTGACCACAATGGTGGGGGCGATGGAGGAGAGAACCTGTAGTTCTGATTCTGTCTCACCGATAAGCCTCGATGTTGCGCCAAGCAACGAAGAACCGAGGCTGTATACAGTTAAGGAGCATCGCTTGGATCAACAGCACAGATTAATGG ACTCTTCTGAAACTAGGGTAGAAAAAGAGGATACCTATTCAGCAAACAGAGGAATCAAGAGGAAAGCTGTGGATCAAG ACCCCAAACTCcagactaaaattaaaaaactggaCACTGGCTCAGTTTTTGCTGATAACGTGGAGGCCAAGTGTAAAGAGGAACAGGATCACATCCCAATAATAAAGATCAAGTCAGTGTGTTCAATGGCCTCCCCTTATCCGTCCCCTGAGAGAAAGGTAATAACCACtaacaaaataatgtcaaatgttACACAACCAAGGCGAACTGTGGAAATAATTCTTGAACAGGCTGTAGGaatcagagctgcaacaattaatggatccaaaaaaaatctaaaactctATTCgtttattgattaa
- the ppat gene encoding amidophosphoribosyltransferase isoform X2, with the protein MGLVNTAFPPEALLKLRYGNLGICHTRYSTTGISELQNCQPFVVDTLHGKIAVAHNGELVNAHALRKKVMRHGVGLSTSSDSELITQLLAFTPPMEELDAPDWVARIKNLMTETPTSYSLLVMFKDVIYAVRDPYGNRPLCIGRLVPISKLHSPGAGEEDTEGWVVSSESCSFQSIGAKYYREVLPGEIVQISRHGVKSLSVVPRPEGDLPAFCIFEYVYFARPDSIFEGQMVYTVRQRCGRQLAIEAPTDADVVSTVPESATPAALGYAQQSGLPYIEVLCKNRYVGRTFIQPNTRLRQLGVAKKFGALTDNFAGKRVVLIDDSIVRGNTISPIIKLLKEAGATEVHIRVASPPVRFPCYMGINIPTKEELIANKPEFQDIAGYIGADSVQYLSVEGLVSAVQEGIASLQEKDKMISSSNKSSNRVGHCTACLTGKYPVELEW; encoded by the exons ATGGGATTAGTGAACACTGCTTTCCCGCCCGAAGCTCTTCTGAAACTGCGCTATGGTAACCTTGGCATTTGTCACACGCGCTATTCAACTACTGGGATCTCAGAGCTGCAGAACTGCCAGCCCTTTGTGGTGGATACACTGCATGGCAAGATTGCTGTAGCACACAATGGAGAGCTAGTTAATGCTCATGCCTTACGGAAAAAG GTAATGCGCCATGGTGTAGGCCTCTCCACCAGCTCAGACAGCGAGCTCATCACCCAGCTGCTGGCGTTTACTCCGCCTATGGAGGAGCTGGACGCACCAGACTGGGTTGCCAG AATTAAGAACCTCATGACTGAGACCCCAACATCGTACTCACTGTTGGTGATGTTCAAAGATGTTATCTATGCGGTGCGTGACCCTTATGGAAATCGACCCCTCTGCATTGGACGGCTCGTTCCCATCTCTAAACTGCACAGTCCAG GTGCTGGAGAGGAGGACACTGAGGGGTGGGTTGTGTCATCCGAGTCCTGCAGTTTTCAGTCCATCGGTGCCAA GTATTACAGAGAGGTCTTACCAGGAGAAATAGTCCAGATATCCAGACATGGAGTCAAGTCTCTGAGTGTTGTGCCTCGCCCTGAAGGAGACCTCCCTGCCTTTTGCATATttgaatatgtttattttgCCAGACCAGACTCTATTTTTGAAG GACAGATGGTCTATACTGTCAGACAGCGCTGTGGTCGGCAGTTAGCCATTGAGGCTCCAACAGATGCAGACGTAGTCAGCACTGTGCCAGAGTCTGCAACCCCTGCTGCACTGGGCTACGCTCAGCAG TCTGGGCTGCCATACATCGAGGTTTTGTGTAAGAATCGCTACGTTGGGAGAACCTTTATTCAACCAAATACCCGTTTGAGGCAGCTTGGAGTTGCCAAGAAGTTTGGGGCATTGACGGACAATTTTGCTGGAAAACGAGTGGTACTAATTGATGACTCCATTGTCAGAGGCAACACCATCTCCCCCATTATAAAACTGCTTAAGGAAGCTGGTGCAACAGAG GTCCATATCCGAGTGGCTTCTCCACCAGTCAGGTTCCCTTGCTACATGGGCATCAATATTCCAACCAAGGAGGAGCTCATCGCCAACAAGCCAGAGTTTCAGGACATTGCTGGATACATTG GTGCGGACAGTGTTCAGTATCTGTCTGTGGAGGGCCTGGTATCAGCTGTCCAGGAGGGAATCGCCTCCCTCCAGGAGAAGGACAAAATGATCAGCTCCAGTAACAAGTCCAGCAACAGAGTGGGCCACTGTACTGCCTGCCTGACTGGGAAATATCCAGTGGAGCTGGAGTGGTAA